AAAGTAGGTTTAAGAATTCGGTAGAGAATTGGAGTTATTGGCGCGATCGGCATTCAGTTTTAAAGCATCTAACATTTGAGAAATTAAACAGTGAATAATCACCTGAGATTTAAAAGCCTAGTCAAGTTAAACGACGAGGCTATTTTTTTAAGGTTAACAATAATTTCCTATTATTACTGCCTTTGTTATAAACAAATATTGCTGTATTTAGCCTAGCTGCTGGCAAAAATAGGTTTGTAGTAAAGCTTTAGCAGCAAAATTATTGATATTTGAAGGAGATCCGTCCTTACTACTATCCCAGTGTATCGACTGATGCCAGAAATTTTTTTTCAAATGTAGCGCGGGCATATTGCCCCTATATAACAAATAAGGATAAACAAAAAACGCTAAAACATAATCAGGGGTATAGTAGCCCCATACCCCTCATTGATGATTAACCAAATAGTTTTTTAGTTGCTCTTTCAGCACGAGCTTCGGCTGAAGCCATGACTTCTGCGAGATTTTCTAACATCTCTCCAGGGTAATTTTCCAAAACTCTAGTAGATAAAGAAACTCGTCCTTTTCCTTCATCAAGTTCAATAATCACTGCTTTAATAGGCTGACCTATTTCAAACAGCGACGGTAAGGATTCAATATACTTTTGGCTTACCTGCTTGATGTGAATTAATCCAGTAGTACCTTCAGTCTCAACGAAGATGCCGAAAGGCTTGAGACTAGAAACTTTCCCTTCAACTAACTGTCCTACTTCTAGCTGGCTAAAGCTAGCGGCGCGATTAGCTTCACGTTGGGAAAAAACCAGTTTTTTAGTTTCAGGATTAACTTCCAAAAAGCTAGTAGTCAGAGTTTGACCAACTAATTCTGGTAGATTTTCCCGATCAATTAAATGCGATCGCGGAATAAACCCCCGTACCCCTTGGAAATCTACTGTCACACCCCCCTTATTAATTCCACTTACACGCACTTGCACCGATTGCTTATTGTCTTGCATTTCAGCAATCTGATCCCAAGCGTGCTTAATTTGTAACTGACGGCGAGACAGTGTTACTTGACCATCTGCATCCTGTTCCCGAATAATTAAAAATTCCTGCTCCTCCTGCAATGGCAGTACTGTCGATACATCGGTTATATCGTTTGCAGCAATTTCTTGGATGGGAACAACAGCCAAAGACTTGCCACCGATATCAACATATACGCCATCATTGTCATAGCTATGTACCTTGCCGCGCACGACTTGTCCTTGTTGAAAATTAAAGTCGTGTTGTTCAAGGGCTTTTGCAAAATCATCCATTGTAAAGGACTGATTTGCCTTTTGAGAAGCAGTCGATTTGGAAGTCATGAGAAGTTAAGCTGATAAGTTAAAAACAGATATTGATTTCAGGTTGATTGTAGTAATGAGGCAAACAACTGTTTAACCTGCTTCCAGGCATCTGTTGCTGCGTCTGGATTATAACTACTACGTTGATCGCAGAAGAATCCGTGATCAGCTTGATCGTAGCGAAATATTTGATGAGGAATTTGATATTTTTGTAACTCTGCCTCTATTTGAGCTACTTCCTCAATTGGAATGCTGGCATCTTCGCTGCCAAAGAAGGCATAAAGCTTGCCTTTGATTTCTGGTGTGCGAGTAATTGTTGGTTCACCACCTCCAAAGGTGGCGGTAGCAATTCGAGCGCCATAAAATGAGGCAGTAGCTTTAATATCTGGTAGAGTCGCTGCTAAATAGGCAACGTGACCGCCAAAGCAAAACCCGATCACGCCAAAATTTTGTTTAACATTGGGCAAGCTTTTCAGGTAATCTATTGCTGCTTGAATATCGCTGAGTAACTCTGATGCTTTGGTTTTAACAGCGTAGTTTCTACCAGTTTCTATGCTTTCTGTTGTGTATCCAGCTTCAAAATTAGGGGCGGTGCGTTGAAATAGTGCTGGTGCGATCGCAATATAACCAATTTTTGCAAGGCGTTCTGTCACATCTCGAATGTGGGAGTTAACTCCAAAGATTTCCTGCAACACCACAATACCTGGAAATACTCCCTCGCTGGCTGGCATTGCCATATAAGCCGAAATTTGGATATCTCCATTAGGAATTGTAACGGTGTTAGTACGAATTTCCTGGTCTGTCATAATAATTTTCGATTTTGTTGGCGTTGATTTTATACCAATTCGGACTTTTGATCGCTACAAATATTTGATGTAGGGACGTACCATGCTAGGTCTTGATAGAGTAAGTTTTGTGTTTTACTGGACGATCGCAACCTCAATCAGCGATAAAAGTACTTAGTAGCTCGCGCATCCAGCACAATAAGTTCTATATGCGCTCTCTTACAGCTTTTTGGGGTGCAAAATATGGTTCAGTTTCAAATTCAGCAAGATAGTGAAGTCCCTGCATCAAAACAGCTATTTGACCAAATGCAATTTGCGATCGCATCTAGGCAGTTTCCGCCAGGTAAGCGTTTGCCTAGTACCAGACTGTTAGCTATGCAAACAGGACTGCACCGCAATACGATCAGCAAAGTCTATAAACAACTCGAAGAAGTTGGACTGGTAGACACCCAAGCCGGATCGGGCATTTATGTTCGCGCTTTAGGTCATGAGATTGGCACTCAACATCGGTCGCCACTGCTCGATCAGTATCCCAAAGCTAATAAAATTGTCCAACAAAGCTTGGATGAACTACTCAGCCAAAATTTTTCACTTTCTTTCGCTAGAGAATTATTTTTAGCAGAAATTGACTGGCGTTTACGCTGTAGTGCTAGAGTGCTGGTGACTGTTCCCCAAAGAGATATTGGCGCTGGTGAGTTAATGGTTCAAGAACTCCAAGAAGCGTTAAAAATTCCAGTACAGTTGGTTCCGATGGAAGAACTTCAAGTATTGCTAGAGCAAACGCACTCCGCCACAGTAGTGACTAACCGTTATTTTATTCAAGAAGCGGAAGCGATCGCAGCACCTAAATCTGTGCGCGTTATCCCGGTCGATATTCACGACTACGAAGACGAGCTAAAGTTAATTACAGATTTACCTAAAGACAGCTATCTTGGGATCGTTAGCCTCAGTGCAGGCATTTTGAACGTTGCAGAAATTATTATTTATAGTCTGCGTGGTGATGATTTGCTGGTAGTGACTTGCCAAATTACAGATACCTACAAACTCAAAGCTATTGTACGCAGCGCCCACACCATTATCGCCGATCAAGTAACTTTACCTACAGTCAAGGCAGCAATTACCGCCGCCAGAGAAGATATTATTCGTCCACCCCAAATATTTATCAGTGAAAACTACATCTCCACCAAGTCGATTAGTTTGCTGAAACGGGAATTGGGCTTAGATTAATTATCACCGTAACAATCTAACAATTTTCCCAATGTTTGATTGGGAGCAATTTTTATTTTCAACGCATAATCTTAGCTGATGGCTGACCAAGTTAGGTTGCTCATTCTAACAAATTACCTCGATATATCCGTAAAAATACGTAAGTGGAATCAGCTAGATAGCATTAATTTCACATTGAGCGCCTCAAGTGAAGATTATTGCTTTTGGTTAATCGTAGAGTGAGCTTGCCAACTGATCAGCTTAAACATTTCTATCACTTTATTACAAATTTATTCAAATTATTGTTCCAGCTTTTGAGCTGCTAATCAATTATTTATATATGGAAATGATTCAAATAAAAGTTTTTAACTTAGAATGATAAAATTACGATGATTATATGAGCTTCGAGGGTCTGCTGTGATCCGTTCTGCAACTTTAACGCTTCAGCCGACGCTGCCACAGATGGTGGACAGTAATCGCCTAAGGTTATTCTCTGGTTCCGCCAATCTGCAACTATCTAAGGAAATTGCTTGCTATCTAGGTATGGACTTAGGCCCCATGCTCCGCAAGCGATTTGCAGATGGTGAGCTATACATCCAAATTCAGGAATCAATCCGAGGTTGTGATGTTTATTTGATTCAGCCAACTTGCCAGCCAGTGAACGATCACTTAATGGAGTTGCTAATCATGATCGATGCCTGTCGTCGCGCTTCGGCTCGGCAAATCACGGCTGTAATTCCTTACTATGGATACGCTCGTGCAGATCGTAAGACTGCTGGGCGCGAATCCATCACAGCCAAGTTGGTTGCTAACTTAATTACTCAGGGTGGAGCCGATAGAATTTTAGCAATGGATTTGCATTCCGCTCAAATCCAAGGCTATTTTGATATCCCGTTCGATCATGTATACGGTTCACCTGTACTAATTAATTACTTAGCAAGCAAACAACTATCAGATTTAGTAGTAGTTTCACCCGATGTCGGTGGAGTTGCACGAGCGAGAGCATTTGCCAAAAAGCTCAATGATGCTCCCCTAGCAATTGTTGATAAGCGTCGGCAAGCCCATAACGTGGCAGAAGTTATGAATGTAATTGGCGACGTTGCTGGTAAAACAGCTGTTTTAGTAGACGACATGATCGACACTGGTGGCACAATTAGCGAAGCTGCTAGGATATTGCGAGAGCAGGGAGCGCGACAAGTTTATGCTTGTGCTACTCATGCCGTTTTCTCTCCACCTGCGATAGAACGTCTATCTAGCGGATTGTTTGAAGAAGTAATTGTCACAAATACTATTCCAGTTCCCGAAACAGACCGCTTTAAGCAGCTTACGCTGTTGTCAGTAGCAAACGTATTAGGTGAAACTATCTGGCGAATTCATGAAGATACTTCTGTTAGCAGTATGTTTCGTTAGCCAAAATTAACAAGAAAGAATTCAGGAGCCAGGATTCAGAATTCAGGATAATCGCATGAATTTTGTAAAACTGGCTGATGAATAAAACAAGTTTAAGTTGACCACCACACCACAAATTTGGTGGTCAACTTTTTTGTTGCGAGTACGAAGATACTAAAGCAGAAATTCAAGTTTTGAAATTTCCCCTTTCCTGGTAGGGAAGGGGGGTAAGGGGTTAGGTTTGTAATTCACCATCCACTAGCCTTCTGACTCCTGGCTTCTTTAACTTTTTAGTTTCTAAGCAGAAGTCACAAAACGTTTTCTTAGCGATTCCGCACGACGTTTGGCAGTGTCATTCTCTGGGTCATACTTAAGAGCATCCTCATAAGTTTGTAAAGCTTGAGCCGTTAATTTTTTACGCTCGTAAGCGTGAGCAAGATTGTTAATCCCAGTTACATAGTTTGGTTGGGCTTTCAAAGCTTCTTTGTAGTTACGAATTGCTAAGTCATATTGCTCTTGGGCAAAATAAGCAAAACCTAACCCGTTGTATGTCAAAGCAAGAATTTCATCTTCAGGATCTTCTGCTTTTAACGCTTTCTGAAACTGGTTAATAGCTTGAGAATAAAGTTTTTTATCTAGATAAATGCTACCCAACTGATAATAGTCTTCAGGCGCACCTTTTTCATTACTCAGTTGGCTTTGTAGACGAGAAATCGCCATTTCTGTCTGACGAGTTTTGAGAACCTGACGCAGAATTGTAAAACCAGCAGTGGCAAGTAAAATAAGTAAAACAGAGAGATAAAGAATGGGAAGAGAACTATCCATAGTTTTGTAAGATCGCGCTATTGCAGGGGGAGTTAACTTGTGTCTAATTAAAGTCGGATAGATTAAACGTATATTTTGATCTGGTTGGACTAAGATTATAACTTTTTAACTTTACAACGATTTGGTATAAATTTTGGTGAGTCCTGCCAGTCGCCAGCTTGAATTTTAAGGTAAACCCCAATAATTGGCGCGTTCTTTTAACCAACCTTCAGCTTGCCAACGAGCGATCGCACTATTTACAAAGCGACGTAGAGTATCATACTTTAATCCTCTGGGCATCACTACTGACAATGCTTCAGTTGATAACCGTGAAGGCAGAAGATGATATTGGGGATACTCCTGCACCCAGCCAGCTAATACACTAGCATCGGCAGCAAAGGCAACAACCTGATTAGATTCTAACAGCGATCGCCCTGCCTCATAAGAATCTACTCCCACCAACTGGGCATTAGGTAAATTATATTTTACGTCGGCAATTGTGCTAGAGCCTTTAATTACAGCAATTTTTTGGCGAGTTAGATCATTTATCAGCCGCACATTGGGGTTTTGGGTGACAAAAGTAGTGCCATCCAAGTAGTATGAAAAACTAAAGTCAACCAAGCGAGATCGGGCTGCTGTTGCTGCCACCCTAGCAATTGTCAAGTCAACTTTGTTATCTGCGATCACAGATAAGCGATCGCGATTACTCACTGGTTGCAAAACAACCGCTTCAGGATTACCCAATATTTCTGCTGCCAGACGTTTAGCTAAATCTATTTCTAGTCCCTGCAAATTGCCTGCGGTATTGCGAAAACCTAAAGGACGCAGATTATCTTTAACAGCAACTATTAAAGAACCCCGTTGCTTAATTTTTTCTAAATCCGCAGCAGAGGCGCAATTTGAATTAAAACTTAAAAATGAAATAGCTACAAATAGCAAGAACCATAAAGGATGAAGCCTGAAGAGTGAAGTTTTAAATTTCATGCTTCAACCTTCAACCTTCAACCTTTAGCCTTGGGAGGAAGTAGCTAACTGTACCACTTGGGCAAAGCTACCTGGATCAATTACTGCAATTTGCGCCAACATTTTACGGTTAATCTCGATATTGGCTTTTTTCATTTTGCCGATCAATTGGCTATAACTAATGCCTTGCATACGTGCTGCGGCGTTAATGCGGGTGATCCACAAGCGACGAAAATCACGCTTGCGGTTACGGCGATCGCGATAGGCGTTACGCAGCGCCTTCATCACCTGTTGATTGGCAGTCCGATACAGTTTTGAATGCGAACCTCGGAAACCCTTGGCAAGCTTGAGAATTTTTTTGCGGTGCTTACGAGCGACATTACCGCGTTTTACCCGTGTCATAGCTAGTTTGTGTTTTTAGTAGTTAACAATTTAGATCAACCAATAAGGCAATCTACAAATAAGGCAGCATGAGGCGTACATTTTCCTCATCTCTTTCATGCACCAGAGCTTTTTGAGACAAACGATTTCTACGTTCAGAACTCTTATGCTCTAAAAGGTGATTTTTAAAGGCTTTACGGCGGAAAATTTTGCCGCTGCCTGTAGCTTTAAAACGCTTCGCCGCAGCTCTGCGGGTTTTTAGTTTAGGCATACAAGTGGCTTTAATTCGACACAATCTCTTATTTTACTATTATCTGTATTTTTTAGTCAATTAGTTGATATGACAGTTAGCGGTTAGCTTTTTTCTGTGAAGCTACTTATCTGCGTCCATCTACTTGCATCTGCGTTCTAAAAAAAATTAGGACTTTTGCAAGAAGTCTAATACTTCTGATAAAGCCACGACCGAATTAGGGAAGCGACTTTTCAATGCTGGAATTACAGGGCAAGGCTTTTTATCCTGCAAGTTGTCTCCTTGATTGTGGTTAAATGTATTCCATCTAAAAGGCCCTTTATCTTCTGCTGCCATCCATAGCAAACGCTTGGCGCGTGTCATAGCTACATATAATAAGCGGTATTCTTCAGCACTCTTTAAACGTGAAGCTTGTTGCCAAGCTTCAGTTGCAACTGGAAGTTCAGGCAGATTTTGTGGTTGCAAATATTTACCATGTAGATAAGCACGAATTTGCGCTCTAGCGACTTCTGCTAGGGTAAAGTCTCCCAAAAATTGAGCAGCAGTAGGAACCCAAGGAGAACCAGGAAGGGTATCTTCATGCAAAAAGGGAATGAAGACATAATCCCAGTCCAGCCCTTTAGCTTTGTGCATTGTAATAATAGTGAGTTGACCTTTACGCAGATAACGCCCCTCGCTGTCCTCTGCTTCCACAGGTTCAAACTTTTCCGAGTTGACAATTTCGCTCAAGACGGTTAAATTTGCGCTCAAGGAACCGTTGCCAGCAGTTTGTTTGGTGATTCGTTCTGCTAATTTATCTGCTGTTGCTAGCTCAGATTGATCGTAGTTTAAAGTCAGAGCTAAAAAGGAAATTAGCTGGTAATGGGGAAGTTCTAAGCGGGCGCGGAGAAGGCTGCGACAATAGCGACCAGCTTGACGCACCGCAGGTGTTTGGGGTGAATCTAAAGGCCCTGGATAGAGAAACTGCTCTGGTAAGCTGGCAAGGGCGTTGAGGTCTTGGGTAGGAATCAGTTGGCGCTGTACGAATACTTCTAATGCTGCTTTGAGATAATCAGGGGAATGGGGACGGTCGATAAATTGCAGCACTGCAAGAATTTCGGCAGGAACGTGAGAATAAAGATTGCTTTGGGCAACGTCGTATACTTCAATACCATGTTCCCGTTGCAAAAAGTGTAGTTGTTCGGCAATAAAGCTGCCTTGTCGGTTCTCTCGTACTAAAACTGCGGCGTTGCCTTCTGGGTTTTGGGCAAATAATTCAATCACCCGTTTACCAATTAGCTTTACTGTGTCGTAAACATCACGGGGTTTGTAAATTTCTAGCCCTCGACCAGTGGGTGCTGGGTTAGCATCTTGTTGAGGGTCATCTAAATTAACGGGGCGAATATTTTGGGGGCTAAAGGGTAGTTCTGATTTAGGATTGGATAATTCTGATCCTATTTGTTCGCCTCCATAAGTACGATTGACCCAATTGAGGACAAAATTAGCTGCTTCAATAATAATTCGAGAACTACGCCCAGCTTGATCCATTGTTGCTAAACGCTGTTTTTGGCTGCATTGTTGGCAAAAGGAGCGAAAATAGATGGGGTCTGCTGGGGTGAAGGTAGAGTTAATTGCTTGGTTAGGATCTCCTACTCGCACTAAATTAAGGCTATTTGTATTAGTAATTTCAAATTGTTTTGCGCTTTCCGAGTGGGTGGCGAGAATTTCTAATAATTTGGTTTGCAGGGGAGATGAGTCTTGTGCTTCGTCTTCAAATACGGCAAATACTTGGTCTTGCCAAATCTTGCGGGCGCTGTCGTTTTCTAGTACTCTTAGTGCTGCGAGGATCATATCATCGTAGTCGATGAAGTCGCGCGATCGCCTATAGTTTTCATATTGTTCATATAAGCCAGCAGCGATCACTAAAATGCCATAATCATCTGGTGTCTGCTCGCTCATTAACCATAAATCTTGTGGTGTCAAACCAGAGCTTTTAGCTTCGCGAATCACGATGTTAGCCAAGCTAGGCAGTACTTCTGTCCGCAACACAGATTGTCTTCTTAGCCGTTCTGTTTCTTCGCCATCAAATTGATTACCTTCTAACAAGGAATTATAACGGCGAGAATTAACGGCAATCCATTGTTCTACACAAGACCGAATTAAGCGATGATTTTGGTTAGGTGAAATTACTGTAGCTGTATCTAAGTTTAAAGCGGATAAATCTGGATATCTGCTGGCAATATTTAGTGCTAAACCGTGTAATGTATGGACAGCAAATCCTGTTTGTGGTAGTGATAACTCTCGTAGAGAATTACGAATTTTAGCTTTAATATTAGCAGCAGCAGAGCGAGTAAAAGTAACAATAATTAGTTGTTTACGAGTATTTAATTGGTAACGAGCGATCGCTATTGCCGCCGCTACCGCCATCCCTGTAGACTTACCAGCGCCAGGAACAGCAGAAACGGCTAATGATCCTCCTTGCCAATCAGCCATGCTTTGTTGCCCAGGACGCAGGTTATTACGGAGGCGTTGTATTGCTTGCTGTCGTAAATTTGCGATCGCACTTTGATTTGATGGCGATACTGTTTCAGTTGTGCTAGTTACTAAAGACCCCTTACTATCGGGACTTGTGAACGGATGATCTGGTGTGTCTGACATTTTTCTTTAAACACGAAAGTGAGGGGTGAGCAGTAAATTATTAATTCCCCTATAAAGGTAACTACAATTAGCTAACAACGACCATTTTTTTTTAGTAACAATAATATGGATACAAGCGAGAAACGCTTACGACATTATTTAGTGCTATTAGGGATAATTATCCTGGGAGTAGCTTTACGGTTTTGGCATCTTGATTTTAAACCTTTATGGTTGGATGAGGTAATTACAGCCTTAGTTACTCTGGGACATGGTTATGATGATGTTCCCAAGTCAGAGGTGTTTGGTGTTGATCAATTACAGCAGCTATTTACACTGAAAAAAGAAGTTAGTTGTGCTGTAGTTATTCAAACGTTGATTAATCAGTCTACTCATCCGCCGATATTTTTTTGCTTACTACACAGTTGGTTAAGCTTTCTACAAGCTAATTTTAATAATGTGGTTTGGGCAATGCGATCGCTTCCTGCTTTATTTGGAATATGTGCGATCGCTGTTGTTTACTTCCTCAATCGTATCGCTTTCTCTCCCTACGCAGGACTACTAGGGGCTGCAATTATGGCAGTCTCTCCCTTTGGCGTTTATCTTTCCCAAGAAGCGCGTCATTATACCTTACCAGTGCTACTTATTAGCCTCTCACTCTTAGCAC
The Oculatellaceae cyanobacterium DNA segment above includes these coding regions:
- a CDS encoding ATP-dependent helicase; translated protein: MSDTPDHPFTSPDSKGSLVTSTTETVSPSNQSAIANLRQQAIQRLRNNLRPGQQSMADWQGGSLAVSAVPGAGKSTGMAVAAAIAIARYQLNTRKQLIIVTFTRSAAANIKAKIRNSLRELSLPQTGFAVHTLHGLALNIASRYPDLSALNLDTATVISPNQNHRLIRSCVEQWIAVNSRRYNSLLEGNQFDGEETERLRRQSVLRTEVLPSLANIVIREAKSSGLTPQDLWLMSEQTPDDYGILVIAAGLYEQYENYRRSRDFIDYDDMILAALRVLENDSARKIWQDQVFAVFEDEAQDSSPLQTKLLEILATHSESAKQFEITNTNSLNLVRVGDPNQAINSTFTPADPIYFRSFCQQCSQKQRLATMDQAGRSSRIIIEAANFVLNWVNRTYGGEQIGSELSNPKSELPFSPQNIRPVNLDDPQQDANPAPTGRGLEIYKPRDVYDTVKLIGKRVIELFAQNPEGNAAVLVRENRQGSFIAEQLHFLQREHGIEVYDVAQSNLYSHVPAEILAVLQFIDRPHSPDYLKAALEVFVQRQLIPTQDLNALASLPEQFLYPGPLDSPQTPAVRQAGRYCRSLLRARLELPHYQLISFLALTLNYDQSELATADKLAERITKQTAGNGSLSANLTVLSEIVNSEKFEPVEAEDSEGRYLRKGQLTIITMHKAKGLDWDYVFIPFLHEDTLPGSPWVPTAAQFLGDFTLAEVARAQIRAYLHGKYLQPQNLPELPVATEAWQQASRLKSAEEYRLLYVAMTRAKRLLWMAAEDKGPFRWNTFNHNQGDNLQDKKPCPVIPALKSRFPNSVVALSEVLDFLQKS
- a CDS encoding dienelactone hydrolase family protein, which translates into the protein MTDQEIRTNTVTIPNGDIQISAYMAMPASEGVFPGIVVLQEIFGVNSHIRDVTERLAKIGYIAIAPALFQRTAPNFEAGYTTESIETGRNYAVKTKASELLSDIQAAIDYLKSLPNVKQNFGVIGFCFGGHVAYLAATLPDIKATASFYGARIATATFGGGEPTITRTPEIKGKLYAFFGSEDASIPIEEVAQIEAELQKYQIPHQIFRYDQADHGFFCDQRSSYNPDAATDAWKQVKQLFASLLQST
- a CDS encoding ribose-phosphate pyrophosphokinase encodes the protein MIRSATLTLQPTLPQMVDSNRLRLFSGSANLQLSKEIACYLGMDLGPMLRKRFADGELYIQIQESIRGCDVYLIQPTCQPVNDHLMELLIMIDACRRASARQITAVIPYYGYARADRKTAGRESITAKLVANLITQGGADRILAMDLHSAQIQGYFDIPFDHVYGSPVLINYLASKQLSDLVVVSPDVGGVARARAFAKKLNDAPLAIVDKRRQAHNVAEVMNVIGDVAGKTAVLVDDMIDTGGTISEAARILREQGARQVYACATHAVFSPPAIERLSSGLFEEVIVTNTIPVPETDRFKQLTLLSVANVLGETIWRIHEDTSVSSMFR
- a CDS encoding tetratricopeptide repeat protein, producing the protein MDSSLPILYLSVLLILLATAGFTILRQVLKTRQTEMAISRLQSQLSNEKGAPEDYYQLGSIYLDKKLYSQAINQFQKALKAEDPEDEILALTYNGLGFAYFAQEQYDLAIRNYKEALKAQPNYVTGINNLAHAYERKKLTAQALQTYEDALKYDPENDTAKRRAESLRKRFVTSA
- the rpmI gene encoding 50S ribosomal protein L35, which produces MPKLKTRRAAAKRFKATGSGKIFRRKAFKNHLLEHKSSERRNRLSQKALVHERDEENVRLMLPYL
- a CDS encoding S1 RNA-binding domain-containing protein, producing MTSKSTASQKANQSFTMDDFAKALEQHDFNFQQGQVVRGKVHSYDNDGVYVDIGGKSLAVVPIQEIAANDITDVSTVLPLQEEQEFLIIREQDADGQVTLSRRQLQIKHAWDQIAEMQDNKQSVQVRVSGINKGGVTVDFQGVRGFIPRSHLIDRENLPELVGQTLTTSFLEVNPETKKLVFSQREANRAASFSQLEVGQLVEGKVSSLKPFGIFVETEGTTGLIHIKQVSQKYIESLPSLFEIGQPIKAVIIELDEGKGRVSLSTRVLENYPGEMLENLAEVMASAEARAERATKKLFG
- a CDS encoding transporter substrate-binding domain-containing protein, with protein sequence MKFKTSLFRLHPLWFLLFVAISFLSFNSNCASAADLEKIKQRGSLIVAVKDNLRPLGFRNTAGNLQGLEIDLAKRLAAEILGNPEAVVLQPVSNRDRLSVIADNKVDLTIARVAATAARSRLVDFSFSYYLDGTTFVTQNPNVRLINDLTRQKIAVIKGSSTIADVKYNLPNAQLVGVDSYEAGRSLLESNQVVAFAADASVLAGWVQEYPQYHLLPSRLSTEALSVVMPRGLKYDTLRRFVNSAIARWQAEGWLKERANYWGLP
- a CDS encoding GntR family transcriptional regulator, with product MVQFQIQQDSEVPASKQLFDQMQFAIASRQFPPGKRLPSTRLLAMQTGLHRNTISKVYKQLEEVGLVDTQAGSGIYVRALGHEIGTQHRSPLLDQYPKANKIVQQSLDELLSQNFSLSFARELFLAEIDWRLRCSARVLVTVPQRDIGAGELMVQELQEALKIPVQLVPMEELQVLLEQTHSATVVTNRYFIQEAEAIAAPKSVRVIPVDIHDYEDELKLITDLPKDSYLGIVSLSAGILNVAEIIIYSLRGDDLLVVTCQITDTYKLKAIVRSAHTIIADQVTLPTVKAAITAAREDIIRPPQIFISENYISTKSISLLKRELGLD
- the rplT gene encoding 50S ribosomal protein L20: MTRVKRGNVARKHRKKILKLAKGFRGSHSKLYRTANQQVMKALRNAYRDRRNRKRDFRRLWITRINAAARMQGISYSQLIGKMKKANIEINRKMLAQIAVIDPGSFAQVVQLATSSQG